From Streptomyces sp. NBC_01551:
GTGCATGTCGATGGCGGCCTGGCGCGCGGGCTCCGACTCCGGGGAGAAGGGGCTGAGCGGACTCTCGGGGTCCGCCGCGTTCTTGAAGAACTGCGACGCGAACTCGTGGTAGGGGGCGGCGATGTCGAGCCAGGCGGTCAGTACGCCCGCGAGCCGCTTCTGCAGGTCGGTCTCACTGTCCAGGATGGGCCGGACCGCCGCCTGGTGGGCGGCTCCGATCCGGTCGTAGAAGCCCTGGACGAGGTGTTCCTTCGACGCGAAGTAGTAGTAGGCGTTGCCGACCGAGACCCCCGCCTCCTTGGCGATGCCCCGCATGGTCGTCTTGTCGAAGCCGCGCTCCTGGAAGAGACGGAGCGCGGTTTCGAGGATGAGCGTGCGGGTCTGCTCGCTCTTGGGAGCCTTCTGATCAGTCACGGTGTCCGACCTTATCGGGGTACGGCGCACTGGTCGTCACAGGCCGGTTCTTCCGGCTCCGCTTCGCCGTTGGTACGGACCGCGGCCCGCCAGGCGGAGGCGGTGTACATGGCCGCCCGGGCGAAGGGCCGGCCGGCCGCGGTGGCCAGCCAGTTCGCCTTGGGCCGGTGCTCGTCCAGCGCCCACAGGCACACGATGAAGGCGTCGGTGTCGGTCCACACCTGGCCCGAGTCCCCGACCACGGTGATCTGGCGCAGCGTCTGCGCGTGGTCCAGCCGGGGGAAGCGTCGCCGCGCCGCCTCGGACCCGGCCGGCAGGAGCCGCAGCGGCACCAGCCAGCGCTGCCCGAGCAGCCAGTGCCGGATGTGGACGCAGAGCGGGCAGTTGGCGTCGTACAGCACCGTGAGGTGCTGTACGGCCGTCGTCGGCGTCGCCATCGCTCAGGCTCCGGCCGGGGCGGTCCAGGCGCTCGGGGCGACCGGCGGGGTCTGCTGGCTCTCCATGATCCCGCGGCGGCGCATCTTGTTGAGCACCCACACGTTGCCGAGGTGCATGACGCCGAGGACGAGCAGGACGACGCCGAGCTTGACCGAGAGCGCCTCGAAGAGGCCGCGGGCTTCGAGGATGGTCTCGCTCGACCGCAGGTAGAGGGTCACGAAGCCGATGTTCACGAGGTAGAAGCCGACCACCAGGAGGTGGTTGACGGCGTCCGCGAGCTTCTCGTTGCCGTGCAGGACGTCGGCGATGAAGACCCGGCCGTTGCGGCTGAGGGTGCGGGCCACCCAGACGGTGAGGCCGATGCTGACGAGCAGGTAGATGACGTACGCAACCACGGTGAGGTCCATTGCCCCAGCCCCCTTGAACGCGTTCAATTGCTGACAGGCATGACTGTAGACCTTCTTTTGAACAGGTTCAAGCGAATGGGGGCCGGGGCTGTGAGAGGTCAGGACCGGAGGAAGTCCAGCAGCAGCCGGGTGGTCTCCGCCGGGCGCTCCAGGGAGGGCAGGTGTCCCGCCCACGGCAGCTCGACGTGGACCGCGCCCGGGACGAGCGAGGCCAGCTCGGCGGGGACCTCCCGGAACTCGGGGATGTCGTGCGCCCCGCCGACGGCGAGGACGGGGGCGGCGATGGCCGTCAGGTCCACGTCGGGCTCCGGGAGCTCGTGGCCCTCGGCGGCCCCCAGCGCCCCCCGGAAGTTGCCGAGCTGCATGGCGCGTACGAGGGCGTGCGCGGCCTCGTCGGCGTCCGGGCCGAGCCACTGGCGGGCGTTGAGCGCGGCCGCGCCGTCCAGGTCGCCCGCGTCCACCAGGGCGCCCTCGGCGGCGTTGAAGGCCAGCAGCGCCGGGCCGCGCCGCTGCGCGGGCCGGGCGGGGCAGAGCAGGGCCAGGGAGCGCACCCGGTCCGGGTGCAGGGCGGCGAGCTGTAGCGCGATCCGGCCGCCGTACGAGGAGCCGACGAACGCGGCGCGCGCGATGCCGAGCCGGTCCAGCAGGTCCAGTACGTCCCCGGCGTCGCTGTACGGGGCCTCGGCGGCCGGGGAGTCCCCGCAGGTCCGGAAGTCCGGGCGGACCACCCGCATGCCCGCCCCGGCCAGCGGGGCCCACTGGGGCTCCCACATCCGGCGGTCGCACACGGAGGAGTGCAGCAGCACCACGGCGGACCCGTTCGAGGGCCCTTCCACGTCATGAGAAATGATCATGGCCCGATCGTTGCGGACCGGGGGCGCGGCGGCCACCCCTTTGGCGGGGGTGGCCGGACGGCCGCGCAGCGGGGTGCCGCGTCAGACGCTGAGCGAGCGCGCGTAGTTGATCTGGTTCATGACCCACATGTACGTGTTCGGGTCGGTCGCCGGGATCATCGTGGAGTGGTGACGGCCGCCGCTGTGCACGGTGACCTGGATGTAGCCGGTCGTCCGCTTCTCCTTCATCAGCAGGAACAGCAGCCCGAGCAGGCAGAACAGGAAGAAGACGATGGCCAGCACGACCGCGTGGGTCGGCATCTTCTCCTCGGTGCGCGAGAAGTCGGTGGCGTTCCACATCGCGCCCCGCAGCGGCATCGTGCCCGACGGGGTGATGATCTGGTCCCCCGAGATGCTGATGTCCCCGAGCGACAGGCCCTGCCCGGGCACCGCGCCGGGACCGGGCGCGTAGCCGGGGGCCGGCTGCTGCGGAATCGGAAGGCCCCCGCCGCCGATGGTCGGCTGATGGACCGGGGGCTGCGGATAGGGCTGGGGATATCCGTAACTGGCCTGGCCGGGGCCCCACTTGTACTCGTCCTGCCCCGGGCCGGGTTCGCTCGCGTACGGATTCGGCTGCTGCTCACTCATACGGCCGATCCTTCCACAGCCCGCCTCCGCTCCGTACCCCCCGTCAGAACACCGAGTCCACCCGGCCGATGACGGCCCCGTCCGGCCCCTGGCCCTCCCCGGGCACGGCAGAGGGCCCCGCCCCGGGCACGGCGAAGGCCCCGCCCCCGGAACGGATCCGGGGGCGGGGCCCAGTCGGCCGATGCCTCGGCCACGAGCGACGGACGGAGTCCGGCGCGTCGGAACGGCTAGAAGCGGCGCGTGATCAGGGCGCGCTTGACTTCCTGGATGGCCTTCGTGACCTCGATGCCGCGCGGGCACGCGTCGGTGCAGTTGAAGGTCGTGCGGCAGCGCCAGACGCCGTCCTTGTCGTTCAGGATCTCCAGCCGCTGCTCGCCGGCCTCGTCGCGCGAGTCGAAGATGAAGCGGTGCGCGTTGACGATCGCCGCCGGGCCGAAGTACTGGCCGTCGTTCCAGAACACCGGGCACGAGGACGTGCACGCGGCGCACAGGATGCACTTGGTGGTGTCGTCGAAGCGCTCGCGGTCCTCGGCGGACTGCAGGCGCTCACGCGTCGGCTCGTTGCCCGTGGTGACCAGGAACGGCATGACGTCCCGGTACGCCTGGAAGAAGGGCTCCATGTCGACGACGAGGTCCTTCATCACCGTGAGGCCCTTGATGGCCTCGACGGTGATCGGCTTCTCCGGGTTGATGTCCTTGATCAGCGTCTTGCAGGCGAGCCTGTTCTTGCCGTTGATCCGCATCGCGTCGGAGCCGCAGATGCCGTGCGCGCACGAGCGACGGAAGGTCAGCGTGCCGTCGAGGTCCCACTTGATCTTGTGGAGACCGTCGAGCACGCGCTCCTTCGGGTCGATCTCGATCTGGAAGTCCTGCCACTGCGGCTCGTCCGAGATCTCGGGGTTGAAGCGGCGGATCCGGAACGTGACCGTGATGAACGGGGAGGCGGCGGCCGCCTCTTCCATCTTGTCCGTCTTGGACAGGGTCGGGGTGGCCATCAGTACTTACGCTCCATCGGCTGGTAGCGGGTGACGACGACGGGCTTGTAGTCCAGCCGGACGGTGTCCTGACCGTTGTCGTCGACCTCGCGGTACGCCATGGTGTGGCGCATGAAGTTGACGTCGTCGCGGTTCGGGTAGTCCTCGCGGTAGTGACCGCCGCGGGACTCCTTGCGCGCGAGCGCGGACACGGCCATGACCTCGGCCAGGTCGAGCAGGTTGCCCAGCTCGATGGCCTCCAGCAGGTCCGTGTTGAAGCGCTTGCCCTTGTCCTGGACGGACACGTTCTTGTAGCGCTCGCGCAGCTCCGCGATCTTCTCGACCGCGGTCTTGATGGTCTGCTCCGTGCGGAACACCATCACGCACGCGTCCATCGTCTCCTGGAGCTCCAGGCGCAGGTCGGCGACCCGCTCCTTGCCCGTGGAGTTGCGCAGGTGCTCGACCAGGTCGGCCACCTGCTGCGCCGGGTTCTCGGGGAGCTCGACGTAGTCGTTCTCCTGCGAGTACTTCGCCGCCGCGATGCCCGAGCGCTTGCCGAAGACGTTGATGTCCAGCAGCGAGTTGGTGCCCAGACGGTTGGCGCCGTGCACGGAGACACAGGCGACCTCGCCGGCCGCGTACAGGCCCGGGACGACGGTGGTGTTGTCCGCCAGGACCTCACCCTCGACGTTGGTCGGGATGCCGCCCATGGCGTAGTGCGCGGTGGGCTGGATCGGGATCGGGTCCGTGTACGGCTCGATGCCCAGGTACGTGCGCGCGAACTCGGTGATGTCCGGGAGCTTGGCGTCCAGCTGCTCCGGCGGCAGGTGCGTCAGGTCCAGGTACACGTGGTCACCGGCGGGACCGCAGCCGCGGCCCTCACGGATCTCGGTGTAGATGGAGCGCGAGACGACGTCACGGGACGCGAGGTCCTTCATGACCGGCGCGTACTTCTCCATGAAGCGCTCGCCGTCCTTGTTGCGGAGGATGCCGCCCTCACCGCGGGCGCCCTCCGTCAGCAGGATGCCCATGCGCCAGATGCCCGTCGGGTGGAACTGGAAGAACTCCATGTCCTCCAGCGGCAGGCCGCGGCGGTAGCAGGCCGCCTGGCCGTCACCCGTGAGGGTGTGCGCGTTGGAGGTCACCTTGAAGAACTTGCCGGTGCCGCCGGAGGCGTAGATGACGGCCTTCGCCTGGAACACGTGGATCTCGCCGGTGGCGAGCTCGTACGCGACCACACCGGCCGACTTCTTGACGCCGTCGACCTCGACCAGCAGCTGGTCCAGGACGTAGAACTCGTTGAAGAACTCCACGCCCTCCTTGACGCAGTTCTGGTACAGCGTCTGGAGGATCATGTGGCCCGTGCGGTCCGCGGCGTAGCAGGACCGGCGGACCGGCGCCTCGCCGTGGTTGCGGGAGTGGCCGCCGAAGCGGCGCTGGTCGATGGTGCCGTCCGGCGTGCGGTTGAACGGCAGGCCCATCTTCTCCAGGTCGAGGACCGCGTCGATGGCCTCCTTCGCCAGGATCTCGGCGGCGTCCTGGTCGACCAGGTAGTCACCGCCCTTGACCGTGTCGAAGGTGTGCCACTCCCAGTTGTCGTCCTCCACGTTGGCCAGCGCGGCGGCCATGCCGCCCTGCGCGGCACCCGTGTGGGAGCGGGTGGGGTAGAGCTTCGTCAGCACCGCGGTGCGGCTGCGCTTCGTCGACTCGATGGCGGCGCGCATGCCCGCGCCACCCGCGCCGACGATGACGGTGTCGTACTTGTGGATCTTCATTGGTTTCGCCTCAGCCCCGTTGCCTAGCGGATGTTCGGGTCGAAGGTGAAGATCACCAGCGTGCCCAGAAGGATGGTGAACACCGTGGCGGTGTAGAGCAGGCCCTTCAGCCACAGCCGCGTGTTGGCGCGCTCCGCGTAGTCGTTGATGACGGTACGCAGACCGTTGGAGCCGTGCAGCATGGCCAGCCACAGCATCAGCAGGTCCCAGACCTGCCAGAACGGGGACGCCCAGCGGCCGGCCACGAAGGCGAAGCCGATCTTGGAGACGCCGCCGTCCAGCACCAGCTGGATCAGCAGGTGGCCGATGACGAGCACCACGAGGACGATGCCCGAGAGGCGCATGAAGAGCCACGCGACCATCTCGAAGTTGCCGCGGGTCGAGCGCGGCGTCTTGCCGGTGCGCTTGCGCGGGGCCTCGATGTACGGGGCGGGGTTGTCGACGTCGTAGAGGCTCACGCTCTCCACGGCGCCGACCGTCTGAGCGGAAGAAGTGTCAGAAGACATGCGCGTCACTTCCCGAACAGTTCATCGGCTGCGTGGCCCAGTACGGGGAACAGGGCCCCGATCATCAGGACGACCCAGATCGCCACGACCGACCAGAGCATCTGCTTCTGGTAGCGCGGGCCCTTGGACCAGAAGTCCACGGCGATGACACGGAGACCGTTGAGCGCGTGGAACAGGATTGCGGCGACGAGGCCGTACTCCAGCAGCGCGACGATCGGATTCTTGTAGGTTGCCACGACATCGTCGTACGCCTCGGGGGAGACGCGGACGAGAGCGGTGTCGAGGACGTGTACGAACAGGAAGAAGAAGATGAGGACGCCGGTGACTCGATGAGCCACCCAGGACCACATTCCTTCCCGGCCGCGGTACAACGTTCCAGCCGGCACGGAAAACCCTCCGGAAGCGGGGCGGGGGCCAGCCGGCTTCGTTGTCGGTCGGGCCCGGCCGGGTACGGTCCTCCGGCCCCGGACATCGTAGCGACGCTTTGTCGGTTCCTTCGCGCGGGGGCCATCGGTGTGATCAAACAGGCACGTACGGGCTATCCCACAGGGGAAAATAGCCCGAAATCCGCCGCGAACAGCCCATCGTGCGGGGCCGCCCGGTCCAGCAGCTGCGGCAGTCGGTCCAACAGCTCGGCGAGTCGGGCCTGCGCGAGGCGGCGCAGCTCGTCCGCGGAGATGGCCCGCTCCTCGTCGATCTCGTGGCCCATCCGGCGCCGGATCGCCCCCAGCAGCTGGTCCGCCCGCTCCTCCGGTGGATGTCCGGCCAGGCAGATCACGAAGGCGTGGCCGAAGGTGCGCTCGTACTCCGCGTGCGCCGCGTCGAGCGCCAGCAGTGCCGCGTACGGGGCCCCGTGTCCCAGCTCCGCCGGGAACTCGGCGCTCAGCGCCTCGGTGAGATCGCCCTGCGAGAGGTCGTACGAAGCCTCGTCCGCCGCGGCGAGTAGGGACGCGGTGTCCGGGTAAGGGCGGTGGGCGGCGAGCCGGTGGGCCCAGCGCCGGCTGCCGCAGCAGTGCAGCAGGATGGCGTCGGCGTCCTCGTGGGAGAGGGCGTTGAACCGGGTCAGCCCGCAGCCGTGGCCCGTGGTGGAGCCGGAGGTGTCGGAGCTGCCGCGGGCCTGTGCCGGAAGGTGGCTGGACAGCGGGGGGCTCCTCGGGGCGCGGCGCGGGTGTGCCGCCACGCTATCGAGGTGCGGCCGGGTGTGCTGTACCCATCCGAGGTTTTCACCCGGAAGTGAGCCGAAAGGATGACGTGCGGCATGTGTGAACTCGCCGGGTCCACCGAACGGGCGACACCGACGGGGCACGGAGGGCGAGAAGCTGAGGGGGGAGGACGACCGAGGCCGCCACCCCCCACAGGAGAGGCCCCGGTCGCCATCCGTCACGGACTCGTGCGACAAGCCCGTATCCCAGTCAGCGCCTTCGGTGCGTTTTGTGTCACACCTCGCTCCGCGCAGGATTGGTTGCTGGTTGTACAACGCGTGGACGAGACGTGCTTGAAAGCCGTAACGTGCTGATTTGCGCCACACGTACAGGACAGGTTGGGGACTTTGCTGGGGGACGACGCGGAGCTGACCGCCGCGGTGCTCGCGGCACAGCACGGCGACGAGAACGCGTTCCGTACTGTGTACCGCGCCGTGCACCCACGCCTGCTCGGATACGTACGGACGCTCGTCGGCGACGGCGACGCGGAGGACGTCACCTCCGAGGCCTGGCTGCAGATCGCCCGCGAC
This genomic window contains:
- a CDS encoding TetR family transcriptional regulator; protein product: MTDQKAPKSEQTRTLILETALRLFQERGFDKTTMRGIAKEAGVSVGNAYYYFASKEHLVQGFYDRIGAAHQAAVRPILDSETDLQKRLAGVLTAWLDIAAPYHEFASQFFKNAADPESPLSPFSPESEPARQAAIDMHREVLAGAKTKVPEELADVLPELMWLSQMGLVLYWVFDRSPDSEKTRRLAERGAQLTTRGIVLARFRVLRPLVREVHELFADFLPGMAQTAVSRKRASDADQP
- a CDS encoding thiol-disulfide oxidoreductase DCC family protein, whose amino-acid sequence is MATPTTAVQHLTVLYDANCPLCVHIRHWLLGQRWLVPLRLLPAGSEAARRRFPRLDHAQTLRQITVVGDSGQVWTDTDAFIVCLWALDEHRPKANWLATAAGRPFARAAMYTASAWRAAVRTNGEAEPEEPACDDQCAVPR
- a CDS encoding alpha/beta fold hydrolase translates to MIISHDVEGPSNGSAVVLLHSSVCDRRMWEPQWAPLAGAGMRVVRPDFRTCGDSPAAEAPYSDAGDVLDLLDRLGIARAAFVGSSYGGRIALQLAALHPDRVRSLALLCPARPAQRRGPALLAFNAAEGALVDAGDLDGAAALNARQWLGPDADEAAHALVRAMQLGNFRGALGAAEGHELPEPDVDLTAIAAPVLAVGGAHDIPEFREVPAELASLVPGAVHVELPWAGHLPSLERPAETTRLLLDFLRS
- a CDS encoding succinate dehydrogenase iron-sulfur subunit, which translates into the protein MATPTLSKTDKMEEAAAASPFITVTFRIRRFNPEISDEPQWQDFQIEIDPKERVLDGLHKIKWDLDGTLTFRRSCAHGICGSDAMRINGKNRLACKTLIKDINPEKPITVEAIKGLTVMKDLVVDMEPFFQAYRDVMPFLVTTGNEPTRERLQSAEDRERFDDTTKCILCAACTSSCPVFWNDGQYFGPAAIVNAHRFIFDSRDEAGEQRLEILNDKDGVWRCRTTFNCTDACPRGIEVTKAIQEVKRALITRRF
- the sdhA gene encoding succinate dehydrogenase flavoprotein subunit, with amino-acid sequence MKIHKYDTVIVGAGGAGMRAAIESTKRSRTAVLTKLYPTRSHTGAAQGGMAAALANVEDDNWEWHTFDTVKGGDYLVDQDAAEILAKEAIDAVLDLEKMGLPFNRTPDGTIDQRRFGGHSRNHGEAPVRRSCYAADRTGHMILQTLYQNCVKEGVEFFNEFYVLDQLLVEVDGVKKSAGVVAYELATGEIHVFQAKAVIYASGGTGKFFKVTSNAHTLTGDGQAACYRRGLPLEDMEFFQFHPTGIWRMGILLTEGARGEGGILRNKDGERFMEKYAPVMKDLASRDVVSRSIYTEIREGRGCGPAGDHVYLDLTHLPPEQLDAKLPDITEFARTYLGIEPYTDPIPIQPTAHYAMGGIPTNVEGEVLADNTTVVPGLYAAGEVACVSVHGANRLGTNSLLDINVFGKRSGIAAAKYSQENDYVELPENPAQQVADLVEHLRNSTGKERVADLRLELQETMDACVMVFRTEQTIKTAVEKIAELRERYKNVSVQDKGKRFNTDLLEAIELGNLLDLAEVMAVSALARKESRGGHYREDYPNRDDVNFMRHTMAYREVDDNGQDTVRLDYKPVVVTRYQPMERKY
- a CDS encoding succinate dehydrogenase hydrophobic membrane anchor subunit is translated as MSSDTSSAQTVGAVESVSLYDVDNPAPYIEAPRKRTGKTPRSTRGNFEMVAWLFMRLSGIVLVVLVIGHLLIQLVLDGGVSKIGFAFVAGRWASPFWQVWDLLMLWLAMLHGSNGLRTVINDYAERANTRLWLKGLLYTATVFTILLGTLVIFTFDPNIR
- the sdhC gene encoding succinate dehydrogenase, cytochrome b556 subunit: MPAGTLYRGREGMWSWVAHRVTGVLIFFFLFVHVLDTALVRVSPEAYDDVVATYKNPIVALLEYGLVAAILFHALNGLRVIAVDFWSKGPRYQKQMLWSVVAIWVVLMIGALFPVLGHAADELFGK
- a CDS encoding 2-oxo-4-hydroxy-4-carboxy-5-ureidoimidazoline decarboxylase, whose amino-acid sequence is MAAHPRRAPRSPPLSSHLPAQARGSSDTSGSTTGHGCGLTRFNALSHEDADAILLHCCGSRRWAHRLAAHRPYPDTASLLAAADEASYDLSQGDLTEALSAEFPAELGHGAPYAALLALDAAHAEYERTFGHAFVICLAGHPPEERADQLLGAIRRRMGHEIDEERAISADELRRLAQARLAELLDRLPQLLDRAAPHDGLFAADFGLFSPVG